The Sphaerochaeta sp. sequence ATCAGAACCTTTGACAGCTCGTTTCCTTCAGAAAGGTTTTGAACGCATCTTCCTTTCCCTTCGTCATACGAAACCAGCAAGTTCTTGAATGCGTTGACGTTTTCCTCAGGAATCACAGTAGGCCCTCCCCCTTTCCGATGAGAAAATGATTGGCGAAGAGTACGGCGGCACGCTTGTTCCCATCACCATATATTTGCGTTTTCATGTAATACAGGCACAGATTAATGGCGATATCGAAGGGAGATTGACCTGATGCAACGACCATAGCGAGATGATCCTTCACATACGGCTCCATCGGCATGGGGGAATGTATGTGGTTCCCCCAATGGTGACAGGAACGCTTCGGATGCTTCCCCCATGTTCGTAGAATCCTTCATTGACCAACCGGGCAATGGTACAGAGAATAGCGTAATCGCTTTTAGCGGCAATGACGTCCTTGTCCAAGATACATCCCATGCATGTTTCAGATTGATGATCTTCTGGACATCCGTTGGGGTGACCCCGCTGACCTTCCCATTCTCAAGAATCGTCTCGGTCTGGGGAAATGTCGTGGCGACGCCTTCCAGGACCGCCTGGTCATAGATCAACGTTTTCACATTCGCTCTGGCGAAATCCAGATTTCTGGCCACACGTTCTGAAAGGGTACCTTCCTGATACCCCTCTTACGCAAGTTGTCGTTCGATGGCCCTAAGGCTTTTTCTCAGGCTTCTCGCTTCAGCGGCTTGGCGAAGAAGGAGGGCATGGAGTTCTTCGGAATATCTGTCGACATACTGGGATTTCAGTTTTCCAGCCAGGCGTTTTCGTACATAGAGATATTTGCTCCCCCTATCTCTTTTACCTCAATACTGCCCTCATAGGAGATCAACCGCGACCTGGCTTCAAGCTCGGCTCGTTGACGAAGCAATTGGGGAACATCAGTCACGAAACTCTCCTTGTAGGGAACTTATCAAGTGACTTTTACCAAGAAAGTTCCCTAAACAGCAAGAAGGAAGCGAACCTTACCTTCCAATAAGCAATGTTTTCAGGATTTCGAGGGATACAGCGTTTTTAGTTTATTCTCACACGAAAGACAATCTTTCCGGAAGTCACAGAGTTTGCACTGCTCCACATACTGGAGCATTTCGCCTACTTCAGAAAAGGAACGTTGAAAGGGTTTGGTATCCATTTCGACTTGGTGAAGAATGTTTGTTCCATTGGAGAGTGCGCGATCATATTGGCCATCCTTCTCCATCGCTTTGAAACAAGTCAATGATTCAAGGAATTTTTGGTTCTTCATATAGTCAGGGATAAAGCGATGAAGTTCCCGAAGGACTTCATCGCATGTCTGAAACACACGTGTTTTGGGATAAGCATGGAAATGGAGAAGGAACCAAAATTCAATGCATGGATAGCTGGTA is a genomic window containing:
- a CDS encoding RloB family protein, which translates into the protein MRQRRKLKKAIAIVGEGPTEWFYFEYIRKDRRYTFTLKPELPGHSDFSALFRKAKDLVNQSYDLVFCVLDLDTIAQNTQRLQTFKNECKRLPKRIIPITSYPCIEFWFLLHFHAYPKTRVFQTCDEVLRELHRFIPDYMKNQKFLESLTCFKAMEKDGQYDRALSNGTNILHQVEMDTKPFQRSFSEVGEMLQYVEQCKLCDFRKDCLSCENKLKTLYPSKS